The following nucleotide sequence is from Neokomagataea tanensis.
TTCCGGCCGTGTTCAGCACTCAGAATATGATTCAATAATGTTGTTTTTCCTGCCCCCAAAAATCCGGTCAAAACCGTGACCGGGACAGTGCCTGTACGTGATGTATCATGTGCGTCGGACATGAGATCCTCCATATTCTCCCTCAGATATAGGCTCGTCCTGCAAAGGGGGAAAGCTCTGTGTGAAAGGAACATGCTTATACGAAAGGGCTACCCCCAAAAGCATGAAGCCCCATCCACCAAGCGGAAGATTTAGAAAGTCTGAACTGGATGTGAACGGCCAATACTGGATGAAAATCGCAGAAAACAAACCAACTTGCAGCGCCGTCCCTGCTCTTCCGGGCCAGACTACTCTTAGTATTGATACGATCAGACACGAGAAAATGACTAACCCTGGAACACCAGAGTTCATTAGTGCCTGTGCATACAAATTATGTGGATGCTGCACACAAACCGGAAATGTCGGATGCGTCGCAGCAATTTTGCTTAACCAAGTAGGTTCAACAAACGATGATGCCTGATTACAGTGATGCCGGTACCCATCATATCCATACCCCATCAAAGGATGATGTAAGGCCATGACCATGACCCGCGTATATATCTGCCCATAGGGGGACGCCGCAAAATGCTCCAACTGGCAGCGCGTCAATGTAATCAAATGGTGAAAACTTCCGGGTGATACCAAGCGCGTCAGCATCACCAAAAAAGGAACCCCTAGAGCCCCGATAAATGCCGTGAGCCGCATTGGCTTATGCATGAGAGCGCATATGCACAAACCGAACATTGCCAGTGCAAACGGCATGCGCTGTCCAGCCAAAACCATAATCATCGCCGCAGCCAGAAGAGCTCCGCCCTGCAACAGCACACGTTGAGGCATTTTTTTTCGGTCCCAGCAAGCGCACAACACCATCAGCAGCGGCAAAATAAGGCGCGATAATGGGGCTGCCGCACGCGGGTGAGCATAAGGCCCCGTCAGCGTACCATCAGAGAAACGTGGCTGCCCGAAAAAATTCACACCGAAAACAGCTTGGAAACCAATTTGTGCGGCAATGTATACCGTACAACCAAAAGTTACCCATAACATACGCCGTCGCCAGAGAGCATCTGGGAGTATCCATTCCCCCAAAGCTGCCGCTGCAACGAGGAAGCGAATGGCAATAACGGACTGTATTAAAGCCCCTCCGCCACCATGCTCTCCCTGTAAAACGGGCTTAATAGTGCATATAATTTGCCATATCCACCACAAAGCTCCCGTTAAGAACCATGGTTTTCTTACCCAAGAAAAGGCTTCTTCTGTTCTGGATGAATAAACCAGAAACAAAACAGCCAGAATATCGAAATCGATTTCAGCAAATGCCCGGAAATGCGTTAACGTCAGCGGCAATATTACCGCAAGCCAACAACCGAGCAGCCTTAAAGGATCGGAGTTTCTTAACATAAGTGCTTCGATGACTGTTTTCTAACCAACATGCAACCGCCTCGGAGGGAATACGCTTAAAACGATACCCTACGTTTCAAAGAGTAGAAGGAAGCAATATTATGGCAACCGATACCCTTATGATCCCTGGCCTTGATACGCCCGTCTCACGCGTGGCCCTCGGCACATGGGCTATTGGAGGCTGGATGTGGGGTGGCCCGGACGACGACAATGCCGTCAGGACCATCCACACAGCCTTGGATGCCGGCATCAACCTTATCGATACCGCGCCGGTTTATGGCTTTGGCCACTCAGAAGAAGTTGTTGGGCGCGCCCTCGCAGAAAAGCCGCATAAAGCTCTAGTTGCGACCAAACTGGGCATTAATTGGACGGCTGAAGAAAAGGATCGCAAACTTTTCCGGGACTCTCGACCCGCACGCATCCGGCAGGAAGTAGAGGACTCACTCCGCCGCCTGCGCGTTGAAACAATCGATCTGCAACAGATCCACTGGCCCGACACCAAGACCCCCATTGAAGAAAGCGCCAGAGAGCTTCAAAAACTGCGCGAAGAAGGAAAAATCCGTGCTTTGGGCGTAAGCAATTTCTCCACCGAGCAAATGGATATTTTCCGGGAGGTCGCCCCGATCTCCACCATCCAACCGCCGTTGAACCTCTTTGAGCGCACAGCAGAAAAAACCGTTCTGCCCTACGCCAAAAAGCATGATGCTGTGGTCT
It contains:
- a CDS encoding O-antigen ligase family protein; this encodes MLRNSDPLRLLGCWLAVILPLTLTHFRAFAEIDFDILAVLFLVYSSRTEEAFSWVRKPWFLTGALWWIWQIICTIKPVLQGEHGGGGALIQSVIAIRFLVAAAALGEWILPDALWRRRMLWVTFGCTVYIAAQIGFQAVFGVNFFGQPRFSDGTLTGPYAHPRAAAPLSRLILPLLMVLCACWDRKKMPQRVLLQGGALLAAAMIMVLAGQRMPFALAMFGLCICALMHKPMRLTAFIGALGVPFLVMLTRLVSPGSFHHLITLTRCQLEHFAASPYGQIYTRVMVMALHHPLMGYGYDGYRHHCNQASSFVEPTWLSKIAATHPTFPVCVQHPHNLYAQALMNSGVPGLVIFSCLIVSILRVVWPGRAGTALQVGLFSAIFIQYWPFTSSSDFLNLPLGGWGFMLLGVALSYKHVPFTQSFPPLQDEPISEGEYGGSHVRRT
- a CDS encoding aldo/keto reductase, coding for MATDTLMIPGLDTPVSRVALGTWAIGGWMWGGPDDDNAVRTIHTALDAGINLIDTAPVYGFGHSEEVVGRALAEKPHKALVATKLGINWTAEEKDRKLFRDSRPARIRQEVEDSLRRLRVETIDLQQIHWPDTKTPIEESARELQKLREEGKIRALGVSNFSTEQMDIFREVAPISTIQPPLNLFERTAEKTVLPYAKKHDAVVLAYGPLCRGLLSGKMNADTTFPENDLRAQDPKFVKPLFLSYLAAVDEFKEMAAKRDKSLLAFAVRWALDRGPVIGLWGARKPEQVDGVNDVFGWSLTEEEKNKVDDILARHVPKTIDPTYMAPPERD